GTGTTCGCCCCCCTGTTGACACCGTACAGCCCCACGCTGCTCGATCCCGATCACGCGTTTGCCTCGCCGAGCGTGCATCACCCGCTCGGCACGGACGATCTCGGCCGCGACGAACTGGCGCGGGTGCTGTACGGCGGGCGCGTCAGTCTGTTGGTGGGGTTGGCAGCGATGCTGCTCGGCGGTGCTATCGGCGTCGTCCTGGGATCGCTCGCCGGCTATCTCCGCGGATGGGTCGATACCGCCGTCATGCGCCTCGTCGACCTGGTCCTTAGCTTCCCGGCGATCTTCTTGCTGTTGATCCTGCTCAACTGGACCGGCGGCCGGGCACCCGTCCTCATGATGGTGGGGTACCTGGGGTTGTTCGGCTGGACCGGACTCGCGCGCATCGTGCGCGCGGAGTATCTGTCACTGCGCGAGCGGGAGTTCGTCGATGCCGCGCGCGCGGGCGGCGCTGGCGTGCGACGGATCGTGTTTCGCCACATCCTGCCGAACGCCATGGCCCCGATCCTGGTGCAGGCCGCGTTCGCCGTCGCCGGCGCGATGCTGGCCGAAGCGGCGCTCGACTTCCTCGGGTTCGGTCTGCCGCCAGAGATCCCGACGTGGGGCAATCTGATGACTCAGGCGGAAACCTACCTGACCTCGAACCCCGTCCTGGTCATCGCCCCCGGGGCGGTCGTGACGGCGACGGTTGTTGCCGTCTTCTTCATCGGGGATGCGCTGCGGGACGCGCTGGACGTCCGAGCGCATTGAGCCGAGACGCTCGACCCGCGCCCGGGATCACGTGACAAATGCGAGCTTCTTGGGGATAATAGAGGTTGGTAGCCGCGTAAGGCACAGCGGTATGCCGAATCCTCGGCGTTGCCGGGGAGCGGGGGACCCAGGTTCTTGGGGCGTAGCCTGTGTGTGCACAGGCGGGGCAGTCTCTCGGCCCGAGCCCGTCAGCTAACCCCGTAGGCAACGAGAGAAGGCCGACCGGGCCGTGGACCA
The bacterium genome window above contains:
- a CDS encoding ABC transporter permease codes for the protein MCSTVVTPRTLAWTRFRRHRAAVAGAAALVLIAGGAVFAPLLTPYSPTLLDPDHAFASPSVHHPLGTDDLGRDELARVLYGGRVSLLVGLAAMLLGGAIGVVLGSLAGYLRGWVDTAVMRLVDLVLSFPAIFLLLILLNWTGGRAPVLMMVGYLGLFGWTGLARIVRAEYLSLREREFVDAARAGGAGVRRIVFRHILPNAMAPILVQAAFAVAGAMLAEAALDFLGFGLPPEIPTWGNLMTQAETYLTSNPVLVIAPGAVVTATVVAVFFIGDALRDALDVRAH